A region from the Chlamydiota bacterium genome encodes:
- the glgC gene encoding glucose-1-phosphate adenylyltransferase, protein MAKNLVMVLAGGEGRRLYPLTRDRAKPAVPFGGQYRIVDFVLSNFVNSGYFKIKILTQFMSESLNKHISTGWRLSPTLGHYIDCVPAQMRTGETWFKGTADAIYQNINIIEDENPDLVFVFGGDHIYKMDIRQMEKHHLEKDADVTIAAVPYPIAEASNFGVIVVDSDWRIIGFQEKPKVPKPLPDRSGLALVSMGNYIFKRDALLQSIKKDAKRESDHDFGKSIMPELVKSARVFAYDFSANSVPGMEEKERGYWRDVGTIDAYWEANMELVSVSPQLNLYNMEWPIRTVSSHLPPAKFVFANVEGQRVGYATDSMISEGCIISGGKVHRSILSPGVRVNSYSLLEESILLDGVNIGRHAQIRKTIIDKDVDIPPKSVIGFDLEKDRKRFFVTDEGVVVVPKKTRFDRMSDEKTV, encoded by the coding sequence ATGGCCAAAAATTTAGTGATGGTTCTCGCTGGGGGAGAGGGGAGACGTCTTTATCCCTTGACCCGAGATCGGGCAAAGCCTGCCGTTCCTTTTGGGGGGCAGTATCGCATTGTTGATTTCGTTTTGAGCAATTTTGTCAATTCAGGATATTTTAAAATTAAAATTTTAACTCAATTTATGTCTGAGTCTCTCAATAAACACATTTCAACAGGATGGCGGCTTTCTCCTACGCTCGGTCATTACATTGATTGTGTTCCAGCTCAAATGAGAACGGGCGAAACCTGGTTTAAGGGAACGGCCGATGCTATTTATCAGAACATTAATATCATTGAAGATGAAAATCCGGATTTAGTGTTTGTATTTGGCGGAGATCACATTTATAAAATGGATATCCGCCAAATGGAAAAGCACCATCTTGAAAAAGACGCTGATGTAACCATTGCAGCAGTTCCTTATCCGATCGCGGAAGCCTCTAATTTTGGGGTCATTGTTGTTGACTCTGACTGGAGAATCATCGGATTCCAAGAAAAACCAAAGGTCCCCAAACCCTTGCCTGATCGATCTGGCCTTGCCTTGGTTTCAATGGGTAACTACATCTTTAAACGAGATGCACTTCTTCAATCTATTAAGAAAGATGCAAAAAGAGAGAGCGATCATGACTTCGGGAAAAGCATTATGCCTGAACTTGTAAAATCTGCACGCGTTTTTGCTTATGATTTTTCAGCAAATTCTGTTCCGGGTATGGAAGAAAAGGAAAGGGGATATTGGAGAGATGTCGGAACCATCGATGCTTATTGGGAAGCCAATATGGAACTGGTGAGTGTGTCGCCCCAGCTTAATCTCTACAACATGGAGTGGCCGATTCGCACGGTTTCCTCTCATTTACCCCCTGCAAAATTTGTCTTTGCCAATGTTGAGGGACAAAGAGTAGGATATGCAACAGACTCCATGATTAGCGAAGGATGCATTATCAGTGGAGGAAAGGTTCATCGCTCGATTCTCTCCCCGGGCGTCAGAGTCAACAGCTACAGTCTTCTTGAGGAATCTATTTTATTAGACGGTGTTAACATCGGTCGACATGCCCAAATTCGTAAAACCATTATTGATAAAGATGTTGATATACCCCCTAAATCAGTCATTGGGTTTGATCTTGAAAAAGACCGTAAACGTTTCTTTGTAACCGATGAAGGGGTGGTCGTCGTTCCTAAAAAAACACGCTTTGATCGAATGAGCGATGAAAAGACAGTTTAA